The uncultured Methanobacterium sp. DNA window TCAGAACCCGGTAAGGGTCTCCATCTTCAAACACCCGTAGATCGTACTGCTGCTGAAGACGTTCCATAATCAAGTCTACACGTTCATCTAAATTCATAACTGGTTCCCTTCTGGTGTTTAACAGTCGTTAAGAATGATTATAATAAATTACAATGTTTATAATAATTTAAATGAAAATTATAGTTTTAAACAGGGATTATAGTTTTAAACTGGTTTTGTTTTTAGAAGAATTATAGTTTTAAACAGGGGTTATAGTTTTAAACAGGGATTATAATGCATGAATGATTTTTTTAAACAAAGTTTTTGTTTTAAACATGGATATTATTTTAAACAGAATTTCATGGTAAAACAATTAATAAAAATGTTAAGGTCGTTTTTTAAAGGTGTTATGTTGATAAAATAATTATTTATTTGAATTAACCAGTTCCAAAAGAGTTTCCACTCCTTCCATTACTCCCTCTCCTTCCTGGGCAATGGTGGGAATTACAGGGGCATCAGAATCTATCTCCAGATTACCAGATTTCAGATCCTGCTTATTGGCGAAAACAACGTAAGGAACCTGGAAACCGTTTAAACGTTCGAGAATTTCTAGGTCAGTGGATGTGATCCCGTTACAATTATCCACTACTAATATTGCTCCATCTAAACCCTCTGAGAGGATCCTGCGCATGAAGCGGAAGCGTTCCTGACCAGGGGTTCCGAAGAAGTGCACTTTTTCACCATTTATCATGGTGTTACCATAGTCCAGAGCAGTGGTGGTTCCATTGTATTCAACTTTGGCCCTGTTGTTACAGATATGTTCTAAAGTAGTGGTTTTCCCAGAGTTATAGGTGCCCAGAACCACGATTTTGGTTTCCTTATTTTGTTTCATTTTAACCGCCTGCAAAAATATTTCCAGTGTTGCGTGAATATTCAAAATCTTTTTCATTAATCAGTGCATAATACCTATCCCTTACACGTATCATTCTATTATCTTATTTAATAAGTATCTTTTATTAAACTATTCCCTTATCCACTCTGGTTATTCATATCTTATTCACTGGTTATTTCTATTTTAGAAATTGAAAAAGAGTAACTGTTTTTAGATGATTTTGATGGGGCATCCCAAACCTTCCATTACTTGGGGGAAGTTGGGGAAAGATACCCTGTGAGCAGCTGCACCTTTGATGCGCACTCCCCCTGTAAGGAGTCCTACCAGGGTGAGGGCCATAACTAGGCGATGATCATCGTGGCTTTTGACCACACCACCATGTGCTCCGCCATGGATAAGGAGACCATCCTGCTCTTCTGTCACATCTACTCCCAGTTTGGTTAATTCAAGGGCCATGGTATGCACTCGGTCAGTTTCCTTAAACCGGGCGTGTTCCACTCCGGTTATATGTGATGTTCCCTGGGCCACTGCAGCTAGGGCCGCCACAGTAGGTAAGAGATCTGGTGAATTTTCCAGGTTAACATCTATTCCATTAAGATCACAGGTTGACTTAGTGGGTTTTGTCTGATCATCACTGGTTGATAACTCATTATTTGATGATAGTTTGTCATCTGGTTAATGACTTATTGTTGGATAATGGCTTATCACTGGATGATACTGTTCCTTTCACTGTAACCTGGTCTTCCTTAACAATGATTCGAGCACCCATTTCTTCGAGAATATCCAGTATTATTTTATCGCCCTGCTTGGATTCTCTGAAGAGGTTTT harbors:
- a CDS encoding GTP-binding protein, yielding MKQNKETKIVVLGTYNSGKTTTLEHICNNRAKVEYNGTTTALDYGNTMINGEKVHFFGTPGQERFRFMRRILSEGLDGAILVVDNCNGITSTDLEILERLNGFQVPYVVFANKQDLKSGNLEIDSDAPVIPTIAQEGEGVMEGVETLLELVNSNK